Proteins co-encoded in one Cyprinus carpio isolate SPL01 chromosome B5, ASM1834038v1, whole genome shotgun sequence genomic window:
- the bco2l gene encoding beta-carotene 15, 15-dioxygenase 2, like, whose product MLLRLRTLTAKVMSKPMQDSVYKVSANKKRPSASGLESIGPLVSSVEETPDPISTVIKGEIPSWITGSFLRNGPGRFEFGESKFNHWFDGMALMHRFHIKDGQVTYSSCFLRSDSYVQNSEKNRIVVSEFGTLATPDPCKNIFARFFSRFQIPKATDNAGVSFVKYKGDFYVSTETNFMRRIDPVSLETKEKVDWSEYIAINAATAHPHYDRNGATYNLGNSHGRNGFFYHILRVPPGDGKNDVADLSGAEILCSIPASDPRKPSYYHSFVMSENYIVFIEQPIKLDLLKFMLYRVAGKSFHKVMSWNPELETIFHVADRHTGQLIKTKYYSSAMFTLHQINAYEDNGYLIMDMCCGDDGNVIGDFTIENLQASGEELDKFFNSLCTNLPRRYVLPLDVKENEPNDHNLINLPYTTATAVKTVTGVFLSHEDLYNDDLLQYGGLEFPQINYTYYNARPYRYFYACGFGHVFADSLLKMDLEGKKLKVWRHAGLFPSEPVFVPAPDAKDEDDGVVMSVVITPREKKSSFLLVLDAKTFTELGRAEVPVDIPCGTHGLFNEMS is encoded by the exons ATGTTATTAAGATTGAGAACCTTAACAGCCAAAGTCATGTCTAAACCTATGCAGGATTCAGTGTATAAAGTGTCAG CTAACAAAAAACGGCCATCTGCCAGTGGTCTGGAGTCCATTGGTCCTCTTGTGAGCTCTGTGGAGGAGACCCCAGACCCCATTAGTACAGTTATTAAAGGTGAAATTCCCTCCTGGATCACTGGCAGCTTCCTAAGAAATGGACCTGGAAGATTTGAATTTGGTGAAAGCAA ATTCAACCACTGGTTTGACGGCATGGCCTTGATGCATCGTTTCCACATTAAAGATGGTCAGGTGACCTACAGCAGCTGTTTTTTGCGCAGTGACTCTTATGTGCAAAATTCAGAGAAGAATCGAATTGTGGTGTCTGAATTTGGCACCCTGGCAACACCTGAcccatgcaaaaacatttttgccCGGTTCTTTTCACGTTTTCAGATTCCAA AGGCGACTGATAATGCAGGAGTGAGCTTTGTTAAGTACAAGGGAGATTTCTATGTAAGCACAGAAACCAACTTCATGCGCAGAATTGACCCTGTTAGCCTGGAAACCAAAGAAAAG gtggaTTGGTCAGAATATATTGCAATAAATGCAGCAACAGCTCATCCACATTATGACCGCAACGGAGCAACTTACAACTTGGGAAACTCACATGGCCGAAATG GCTTCTTCTACCATATCCTCCGAGTACCGCCAGGTGATGGAAAGAATGATGTTGCTGATCTCTCAGGCGCAGAGATTCTTTGCTCTATTCCTGCTTCTGACCCCAGGAAACCATCATACTACCACAGTTTTG TCATGTCAGAGAATTACATAGTCTTCATTGAGCAGCCAATCAAACTCGACCTGCTGAAATTCATGTTGTACAGAGTTGCTGGAAAGAGCTTTCATAAAGTCATGTCCTGGAACCCGGAACTGGAAACCATCTTCCATGTGGCAGACAGACACACTGGCCAG CTCATCAAGACAAAATACTACAGCAGTGCTATGTTCACACTGCACCAGATTAATGCATATGAGGATAATGGATATTTGATTATGGACATGTGCTGTGGAGATGATGGCAATGTGATTGGTGACTTCACAATAGAGAACCTTCAGGCGTCTGGAGAAGAACTTGACAAG TTCTTCAATTCACTGTGTACAAACTTACCACGGAGATATGTACTGCCTCTGGACGTAAAGGAAAACGAGCCTAATGACCACAACCTCATCAATTTGCCGTACACCACTGCCACTGCTGTGAAGACTGTAACTGGG GTGTTCCTGAGCCATGAAGATCTTTACAATGATGACCTGCTGCAGTACGGTGGTCTTGAGTTCCCACAGATTAACTACACGTATTACAATGCTCGTCCTTATCGGTACTTCTACGCCTGTGGCTTTGGACACGTATTTGCTGACTCTCTGCTTAAGATGGATTTAGAAGGAAAGAAGCTAAAG GTGTGGCGCCACGCTGGTTTGTTCCCATCAGAGCCGGTGTTTGTTCCAGCACCTGATGCTAAGGATGAGGATGATGGTGTGGTCATGTCTGTTGTCATTACACCAAGAGAG aaaaagagcagtttcctcctTGTCCTTGATGCCAAGACCTTCACAGAGCTTGGGCGAGCAGAAGTTCCAGTGGACATCCCGTGTGGCACTCATGGACTCTTCAATGAGAtgagctaa
- the si:ch211-214j8.12 gene encoding uncharacterized protein si:ch211-214j8.12 isoform X1: protein MPLFRQLEPTPERERQRKKKRKNDWTEDEDGPSTLISLCLQSLAENMKEMWAKDYAQKYMDQYFFRYIMGPFSSLPGELLEELLCILSSRNLLTRAALHLLLLPQLSCLSLSSACSLVNANLCSLIQIRCQNLQSLDLSGAQNISASVLCELLGSQSRLRSLSLAGTLCDQRVISVVCRQCPKLKHLDVSRCLVLTPAGLLPLSYQEPLVKNANISSLLALDIGLAENERDAVAAVAFLLLSLPGLQRLAMEGLGQACALIQNKQFEVTEEFTSREGVPLLKDMWAKRTQEDHWKDSSLLSTDREESFTLEGKIDEYLSLEESQTDASDSTDINEWTRTSGEGCEKDGCRSRACNGRDSVTTSLRDVQGLSLDTLEAVGQVCPELRVLSLDCLQSNVDDNVDSFEQAAVLARGLGRFSGQLSCLSLQFAGLLSELVPALKATGSHLLSLTLEGVKADGHISLLELIHACPRLTSLTVHLDPPRNNLNGEDEEEEEEGEDEGLLSNLPCIPHLRSLTLNFSLDEQHMKPALCWRSLKGVLWALLRGASLLQKLSLIAVPCRLDPVFKLVLNHWAKPLGALDSPPLHCLRSASLNRSDISLETVIHIVNTCRRLSHLDLSGCWALTLSNITKLQCKAKRRRHMLQITWT from the exons ATGCCCTTATTCCGGCAACTTGAGCCTACACCGGAGAGAGAACGTCAGAGGAAGAAAAAACGGAAGAATGACTGGACTGAGGATGAGGACGGACCATCCACACTGATTAGCCTTTGTCTTCAAAGCCTAGCCGAGAACATGAAGGAGATGTGGGCAAAAGATTATGCCCAAAAGTACATGGACCAGTATTTCTTCAGATATATCATGGGTCCCTTCAGCTCATTAC CTGGTGAGTTGTTGGAAGAGCTGTTGTGCATCCTGTCCTCGCGTAATTTGTTGACACGTgctgccttgcatcttcttctcCTCCCTCAGCTGAGCTGTTTGTCCCTCTCATCAGCCTGCAGCCTTGTCAATGCCAACCTCTGCTCTCTTATCCAGATACGCTGCcag AATCTTCAGTCTCTGGATCTTAGTGGAGCACAGAATATATCTGCATCAGTGCTGTGTGAGCTCCTGGGCAGCCAAAGTCGTCTCCGTTCCCTCTCCCTGGCTGGAACCCTGTGTGATCAGAGAGTGATATCAGTGGTATGCCGCCAGTGCCCCAAACTGAAACACCTGGATGTGTCCCGGTGCCTTGTCCTCACCCCTGCAGGCCTGCTCCCTCTGTCCTACCAAGAACCCCTTGTCAAGAACGCAAACATCAGCAGCCTGCTAGCTCTGGATATCGGTTTAGCAGAAAATGAGAGAGATGCAGTAGCTGCAGTTGCGTTTCTCCTGCTCAGCTTACCTGGTCTTCAGAGGTTGGCAATGGAGGGATTGGGACAGGCTTGTGCTCTCATACAGAACAAGCAGTTTGAGGTGACTGAGGAGTTCACTAGTCGAGAAGGTGTGCCACTTCTCAAAGACATGTGGGCGAAGCGAACACAGGAAGACCACTGGAAAGACAGCAGTTTACTGAGTACAGATAGAGAGGAAAGTTTTACTTTGGAAGGAAAAATAGATGAATATTTATCATTAGAGGAGAGTCAGACAGATGCTAGTGATAGTACTGATATAAATGAATGGACAAGGACTTCAGGAGAGGGCTGTGAAAAAGATGGATGTAGAAGTAGAGCTTGTAATGGAAGGGATAGTGTGACAACATCTCTCAGGGACGTACAAGGACTGTCTCTGGATACTTTAGAGGCGGTAGGGCAGGTCTGCCCTGAACTGCGTGTCCTGTCTTTGGACTGTCTCCAGAGCAATGTGGATGATAATGTTGACAGCTTTGAACAGGCAGCAGTTTTAGCCAGAGGACTTGGTAGGTTCTCTGGACAGCTAAGCTGTCTTTCTCTGCAGTTTGCTGGTCTTCTGTCTGAACTGGTCCCAGCACTTAAAGCCACAGGCTCACATCTGCTTTCACTCACCTTGGAAGGCGTCAAAGCTGATGGACATATTTCTCTTCTGGAGCTTATTCATGCCTGTCCCAGACTCACTTCTCTCACTGTTCATTTAGACCCACCCAGGAATAATTTGAAtggagaggatgaggaggaggaggaggagggtgaaGATGAAGGCCTTCTTTCTAATCTGCCATGCATTCCACACCTCCGCTCTTTAACACTAAA TTTTTCCCTGGATGAACAACATATGAAGCCTGCATTGTGTTGGAGGTCTCTGAAGGGAGTGCTGTGGGCACTACTAAGAGGCGCTTCACTCCTTCAGAAGCTCTCACTAATCGCTGTTCCCTGTCGACTGGACCCTGTGTTCAAACTTGTCCTGAATCATTGGGCCAAACCCCTCGGAGCCCTAGATAGTCCCCCACTGCACTGCCTAAGATCTGCCAGCCTGAACCGCTCAGATATCTCTTTGGAGACTGTAATACATATTGTAAACACTTGTAGGCGCTTGTCTCATTTGGATTTGAGTGGCTGCTGGGCATTGACGTTGAGCAATATCACAAAGTTACAATGCAAAGCCAAAAGGAGGCGCCATATGCTGCAAATAACATGGACATGA
- the si:ch211-214j8.12 gene encoding uncharacterized protein si:ch211-214j8.12 isoform X4: MPLFRQLEPTPERERQRKKKRKNDWTEDEDGPSTLISLCLQSLAENMKEMWAKDYAQKYMDQYFFRYIMGPFSSLPGELLEELLCILSSRNLLTRAALHLLLLPQLSCLSLSSACSLVNANLCSLIQIRCQNLQSLDLSGAQNISASVLCELLGSQSRLRSLSLAGTLCDQRVISVVCRQCPKLKHLDVSRCLVLTPAGLLPLSYQEPLVKNANISSLLALDIGLAENERDAVAAVAFLLLSLPGLQRLAMEGLGQACALIQNKQFEVTEEFTSREGVPLLKDMWAKRTQEDHWKDSSLLSTDREESFTLEGKIDEYLSLEESQTDASDSTDINEWTRTSGEGCEKDGCRSRACNGRDSVTTSLRDVQGLSLDTLEAVGQVCPELRVLSLDCLQSNVDDNVDSFEQAAVLARGLGRFSGQLSCLSLQFAGLLSELVPALKATGSHLLSLTLEGVKADGHISLLELIHACPRLTSLTVHLDPPRNNLNGEDEEEEEEGEDEGLLSNLPCIPHLRSLTLNVICLFSQQFFPG; this comes from the exons ATGCCCTTATTCCGGCAACTTGAGCCTACACCGGAGAGAGAACGTCAGAGGAAGAAAAAACGGAAGAATGACTGGACTGAGGATGAGGACGGACCATCCACACTGATTAGCCTTTGTCTTCAAAGCCTAGCCGAGAACATGAAGGAGATGTGGGCAAAAGATTATGCCCAAAAGTACATGGACCAGTATTTCTTCAGATATATCATGGGTCCCTTCAGCTCATTAC CTGGTGAGTTGTTGGAAGAGCTGTTGTGCATCCTGTCCTCGCGTAATTTGTTGACACGTgctgccttgcatcttcttctcCTCCCTCAGCTGAGCTGTTTGTCCCTCTCATCAGCCTGCAGCCTTGTCAATGCCAACCTCTGCTCTCTTATCCAGATACGCTGCcag AATCTTCAGTCTCTGGATCTTAGTGGAGCACAGAATATATCTGCATCAGTGCTGTGTGAGCTCCTGGGCAGCCAAAGTCGTCTCCGTTCCCTCTCCCTGGCTGGAACCCTGTGTGATCAGAGAGTGATATCAGTGGTATGCCGCCAGTGCCCCAAACTGAAACACCTGGATGTGTCCCGGTGCCTTGTCCTCACCCCTGCAGGCCTGCTCCCTCTGTCCTACCAAGAACCCCTTGTCAAGAACGCAAACATCAGCAGCCTGCTAGCTCTGGATATCGGTTTAGCAGAAAATGAGAGAGATGCAGTAGCTGCAGTTGCGTTTCTCCTGCTCAGCTTACCTGGTCTTCAGAGGTTGGCAATGGAGGGATTGGGACAGGCTTGTGCTCTCATACAGAACAAGCAGTTTGAGGTGACTGAGGAGTTCACTAGTCGAGAAGGTGTGCCACTTCTCAAAGACATGTGGGCGAAGCGAACACAGGAAGACCACTGGAAAGACAGCAGTTTACTGAGTACAGATAGAGAGGAAAGTTTTACTTTGGAAGGAAAAATAGATGAATATTTATCATTAGAGGAGAGTCAGACAGATGCTAGTGATAGTACTGATATAAATGAATGGACAAGGACTTCAGGAGAGGGCTGTGAAAAAGATGGATGTAGAAGTAGAGCTTGTAATGGAAGGGATAGTGTGACAACATCTCTCAGGGACGTACAAGGACTGTCTCTGGATACTTTAGAGGCGGTAGGGCAGGTCTGCCCTGAACTGCGTGTCCTGTCTTTGGACTGTCTCCAGAGCAATGTGGATGATAATGTTGACAGCTTTGAACAGGCAGCAGTTTTAGCCAGAGGACTTGGTAGGTTCTCTGGACAGCTAAGCTGTCTTTCTCTGCAGTTTGCTGGTCTTCTGTCTGAACTGGTCCCAGCACTTAAAGCCACAGGCTCACATCTGCTTTCACTCACCTTGGAAGGCGTCAAAGCTGATGGACATATTTCTCTTCTGGAGCTTATTCATGCCTGTCCCAGACTCACTTCTCTCACTGTTCATTTAGACCCACCCAGGAATAATTTGAAtggagaggatgaggaggaggaggaggagggtgaaGATGAAGGCCTTCTTTCTAATCTGCCATGCATTCCACACCTCCGCTCTTTAACACTAAA TGTTATCTGTCTTTTTTCCCAACAGTTTTTCCCTGGATGA
- the si:ch211-214j8.12 gene encoding uncharacterized protein si:ch211-214j8.12 isoform X3, whose translation MPKSTWTSISSDISWVPSAHYLSCLSLSSACSLVNANLCSLIQIRCQNLQSLDLSGAQNISASVLCELLGSQSRLRSLSLAGTLCDQRVISVVCRQCPKLKHLDVSRCLVLTPAGLLPLSYQEPLVKNANISSLLALDIGLAENERDAVAAVAFLLLSLPGLQRLAMEGLGQACALIQNKQFEVTEEFTSREGVPLLKDMWAKRTQEDHWKDSSLLSTDREESFTLEGKIDEYLSLEESQTDASDSTDINEWTRTSGEGCEKDGCRSRACNGRDSVTTSLRDVQGLSLDTLEAVGQVCPELRVLSLDCLQSNVDDNVDSFEQAAVLARGLGRFSGQLSCLSLQFAGLLSELVPALKATGSHLLSLTLEGVKADGHISLLELIHACPRLTSLTVHLDPPRNNLNGEDEEEEEEGEDEGLLSNLPCIPHLRSLTLNFSLDEQHMKPALCWRSLKGVLWALLRGASLLQKLSLIAVPCRLDPVFKLVLNHWAKPLGALDSPPLHCLRSASLNRSDISLETVIHIVNTCRRLSHLDLSGCWALTLSNITKLQCKAKRRRHMLQITWT comes from the exons ATGCCCAAAAGTACATGGACCAGTATTTCTTCAGATATATCATGGGTCCCTTCAGCTCATTAC CTGAGCTGTTTGTCCCTCTCATCAGCCTGCAGCCTTGTCAATGCCAACCTCTGCTCTCTTATCCAGATACGCTGCcag AATCTTCAGTCTCTGGATCTTAGTGGAGCACAGAATATATCTGCATCAGTGCTGTGTGAGCTCCTGGGCAGCCAAAGTCGTCTCCGTTCCCTCTCCCTGGCTGGAACCCTGTGTGATCAGAGAGTGATATCAGTGGTATGCCGCCAGTGCCCCAAACTGAAACACCTGGATGTGTCCCGGTGCCTTGTCCTCACCCCTGCAGGCCTGCTCCCTCTGTCCTACCAAGAACCCCTTGTCAAGAACGCAAACATCAGCAGCCTGCTAGCTCTGGATATCGGTTTAGCAGAAAATGAGAGAGATGCAGTAGCTGCAGTTGCGTTTCTCCTGCTCAGCTTACCTGGTCTTCAGAGGTTGGCAATGGAGGGATTGGGACAGGCTTGTGCTCTCATACAGAACAAGCAGTTTGAGGTGACTGAGGAGTTCACTAGTCGAGAAGGTGTGCCACTTCTCAAAGACATGTGGGCGAAGCGAACACAGGAAGACCACTGGAAAGACAGCAGTTTACTGAGTACAGATAGAGAGGAAAGTTTTACTTTGGAAGGAAAAATAGATGAATATTTATCATTAGAGGAGAGTCAGACAGATGCTAGTGATAGTACTGATATAAATGAATGGACAAGGACTTCAGGAGAGGGCTGTGAAAAAGATGGATGTAGAAGTAGAGCTTGTAATGGAAGGGATAGTGTGACAACATCTCTCAGGGACGTACAAGGACTGTCTCTGGATACTTTAGAGGCGGTAGGGCAGGTCTGCCCTGAACTGCGTGTCCTGTCTTTGGACTGTCTCCAGAGCAATGTGGATGATAATGTTGACAGCTTTGAACAGGCAGCAGTTTTAGCCAGAGGACTTGGTAGGTTCTCTGGACAGCTAAGCTGTCTTTCTCTGCAGTTTGCTGGTCTTCTGTCTGAACTGGTCCCAGCACTTAAAGCCACAGGCTCACATCTGCTTTCACTCACCTTGGAAGGCGTCAAAGCTGATGGACATATTTCTCTTCTGGAGCTTATTCATGCCTGTCCCAGACTCACTTCTCTCACTGTTCATTTAGACCCACCCAGGAATAATTTGAAtggagaggatgaggaggaggaggaggagggtgaaGATGAAGGCCTTCTTTCTAATCTGCCATGCATTCCACACCTCCGCTCTTTAACACTAAA TTTTTCCCTGGATGAACAACATATGAAGCCTGCATTGTGTTGGAGGTCTCTGAAGGGAGTGCTGTGGGCACTACTAAGAGGCGCTTCACTCCTTCAGAAGCTCTCACTAATCGCTGTTCCCTGTCGACTGGACCCTGTGTTCAAACTTGTCCTGAATCATTGGGCCAAACCCCTCGGAGCCCTAGATAGTCCCCCACTGCACTGCCTAAGATCTGCCAGCCTGAACCGCTCAGATATCTCTTTGGAGACTGTAATACATATTGTAAACACTTGTAGGCGCTTGTCTCATTTGGATTTGAGTGGCTGCTGGGCATTGACGTTGAGCAATATCACAAAGTTACAATGCAAAGCCAAAAGGAGGCGCCATATGCTGCAAATAACATGGACATGA
- the si:ch211-214j8.12 gene encoding uncharacterized protein si:ch211-214j8.12 isoform X2, with product MPKSTWTSISSDISWVPSAHYLLSCLSLSSACSLVNANLCSLIQIRCQNLQSLDLSGAQNISASVLCELLGSQSRLRSLSLAGTLCDQRVISVVCRQCPKLKHLDVSRCLVLTPAGLLPLSYQEPLVKNANISSLLALDIGLAENERDAVAAVAFLLLSLPGLQRLAMEGLGQACALIQNKQFEVTEEFTSREGVPLLKDMWAKRTQEDHWKDSSLLSTDREESFTLEGKIDEYLSLEESQTDASDSTDINEWTRTSGEGCEKDGCRSRACNGRDSVTTSLRDVQGLSLDTLEAVGQVCPELRVLSLDCLQSNVDDNVDSFEQAAVLARGLGRFSGQLSCLSLQFAGLLSELVPALKATGSHLLSLTLEGVKADGHISLLELIHACPRLTSLTVHLDPPRNNLNGEDEEEEEEGEDEGLLSNLPCIPHLRSLTLNFSLDEQHMKPALCWRSLKGVLWALLRGASLLQKLSLIAVPCRLDPVFKLVLNHWAKPLGALDSPPLHCLRSASLNRSDISLETVIHIVNTCRRLSHLDLSGCWALTLSNITKLQCKAKRRRHMLQITWT from the exons ATGCCCAAAAGTACATGGACCAGTATTTCTTCAGATATATCATGGGTCCCTTCAGCTCATTAC CTG CTGAGCTGTTTGTCCCTCTCATCAGCCTGCAGCCTTGTCAATGCCAACCTCTGCTCTCTTATCCAGATACGCTGCcag AATCTTCAGTCTCTGGATCTTAGTGGAGCACAGAATATATCTGCATCAGTGCTGTGTGAGCTCCTGGGCAGCCAAAGTCGTCTCCGTTCCCTCTCCCTGGCTGGAACCCTGTGTGATCAGAGAGTGATATCAGTGGTATGCCGCCAGTGCCCCAAACTGAAACACCTGGATGTGTCCCGGTGCCTTGTCCTCACCCCTGCAGGCCTGCTCCCTCTGTCCTACCAAGAACCCCTTGTCAAGAACGCAAACATCAGCAGCCTGCTAGCTCTGGATATCGGTTTAGCAGAAAATGAGAGAGATGCAGTAGCTGCAGTTGCGTTTCTCCTGCTCAGCTTACCTGGTCTTCAGAGGTTGGCAATGGAGGGATTGGGACAGGCTTGTGCTCTCATACAGAACAAGCAGTTTGAGGTGACTGAGGAGTTCACTAGTCGAGAAGGTGTGCCACTTCTCAAAGACATGTGGGCGAAGCGAACACAGGAAGACCACTGGAAAGACAGCAGTTTACTGAGTACAGATAGAGAGGAAAGTTTTACTTTGGAAGGAAAAATAGATGAATATTTATCATTAGAGGAGAGTCAGACAGATGCTAGTGATAGTACTGATATAAATGAATGGACAAGGACTTCAGGAGAGGGCTGTGAAAAAGATGGATGTAGAAGTAGAGCTTGTAATGGAAGGGATAGTGTGACAACATCTCTCAGGGACGTACAAGGACTGTCTCTGGATACTTTAGAGGCGGTAGGGCAGGTCTGCCCTGAACTGCGTGTCCTGTCTTTGGACTGTCTCCAGAGCAATGTGGATGATAATGTTGACAGCTTTGAACAGGCAGCAGTTTTAGCCAGAGGACTTGGTAGGTTCTCTGGACAGCTAAGCTGTCTTTCTCTGCAGTTTGCTGGTCTTCTGTCTGAACTGGTCCCAGCACTTAAAGCCACAGGCTCACATCTGCTTTCACTCACCTTGGAAGGCGTCAAAGCTGATGGACATATTTCTCTTCTGGAGCTTATTCATGCCTGTCCCAGACTCACTTCTCTCACTGTTCATTTAGACCCACCCAGGAATAATTTGAAtggagaggatgaggaggaggaggaggagggtgaaGATGAAGGCCTTCTTTCTAATCTGCCATGCATTCCACACCTCCGCTCTTTAACACTAAA TTTTTCCCTGGATGAACAACATATGAAGCCTGCATTGTGTTGGAGGTCTCTGAAGGGAGTGCTGTGGGCACTACTAAGAGGCGCTTCACTCCTTCAGAAGCTCTCACTAATCGCTGTTCCCTGTCGACTGGACCCTGTGTTCAAACTTGTCCTGAATCATTGGGCCAAACCCCTCGGAGCCCTAGATAGTCCCCCACTGCACTGCCTAAGATCTGCCAGCCTGAACCGCTCAGATATCTCTTTGGAGACTGTAATACATATTGTAAACACTTGTAGGCGCTTGTCTCATTTGGATTTGAGTGGCTGCTGGGCATTGACGTTGAGCAATATCACAAAGTTACAATGCAAAGCCAAAAGGAGGCGCCATATGCTGCAAATAACATGGACATGA
- the dhfr gene encoding dihydrofolate reductase, with the protein MSRILNSIVAVCPDMGIGKNGNLPWHPIRLSNEFKHFQKMTMTPLVEGKKNVVLMGRKTWFSIPAANRPLKNRINIVLSRELKTAPEGAHYLASDFSSALHLLDSSELEKQVDQVWIIGGSALYKEVMESSGPRRLFVTRVLKQFDCDTFIPDININKYKLLPEFPGVPTGLQEENGVQYVFEVYESTDH; encoded by the exons ATGTCTCGAATACTCAACTCTATTGTAGCTGTTTGTCCGGACATGGGAATAGGGAAAAATGGAAATCTGCCATGGCATCCAATAAGGCTAAG TAATGAGTTCAAGCACTTTCAGAAGATGACCATGACTCCTTTAGTTGAGG GTAAAAAGAATGTGGTCCTGATGGGCAGAAAGACTTGGTTCTCTATCCCTGCAGCAAACAGACCCCTAAAGAACAGGATCAACATTGTTCTGAGCAGAGAGCTCAA GACAGCCCCAGAGGGAGCTCACTACCTTGCTTCAGACTTCAGTTCAGCTCTTCATCTGTTAGACAGCAGTGAGCTCGAAAAACAAGTGGACCAGGTTTGGATAATTGGTGGAAGCGCTCTGTACAAG GAGGTGATGGAAAGTTCTGGTCCTAGGCGTCTTTTTGTAACACGGGTCCTCAAGCAGTTTGACTGTGACACATTCATACctgacataaacataaacaagtACAAGCTTTTGCCCGA ATTCCCGGGTGTACCCACGGGCTTGCAGGAGGAGAATGGTGTTCAGTATGTATTTGAAGTATATGAGAGCACCGACCACTAA
- the ankrd34bb gene encoding ankyrin repeat domain 34Bb has protein sequence MEDSTEVRTDGNSLLKAVYLCRLRLTRLLLEGGAYINESNERGETPLMVACKSHHADAQSVPKPKIIRYLLENGADPNIQDKSGKTALMHACIERAGDEVLWLLLSSGADPSLEDHTGSSALVYAVNAGDKNALRVLLDACKAKGKEVIIITTDKLPSGRQMTKQYLNVPPPPNLEDRLHCAPASCMCPSEIKLCTPLISPPSNNQSETLGSTPTLSTSKPGSPTQDSSPLQAASVAKLLHLQRLHSEPWLKIPPSLLLQQSKSSSLTEELLDITPEEELSFGYNGCRPPLRATVARHQSIDIKDSTGLLRAFETTSDAERELTKEQKWLSRKMSYDGELLPHSSSHQNLKQASISDAAPVDRNPDCLPNLAVSSLRNVFRRRNIGMEHYSSDSQLPQFGSQPSEDLGKTGGGGTGGTEKRKLVTSRSSTLSGSRESLESLVQRRSPAMLERRGSGALLLDHISQTRPGYLPPLNPHAPIPDIKVNTNVGLNSGSKPVAGTTPIVSGSRHFVPCAPSHPRDHKNKKSLLRRHSMQTEQIKQLVNFEEIFGQ, from the exons ATGGAGGACTCGACAGAGGTGCGGACGGACGGAAACTCTTTGCTTAAAGCAGTGTATCTGTGCCGCCTGAGGTTGACGCGTCTGCTTCTGGAAGGAGGGGCTTACATTAATGAGAGTAATGAGAGAGGAGAAACTCCACTGATGGTGGCCTGCAAAAGCCACCATGCCGATGCTCAGAGTGTGCCAAAACCCAAGATCATCAG GTATCTTCTTGAAAATGGTGCGGACCCCAACATTCAGGATAAGTCTGGTAAGACCGCCCTAATGCATGCCTGCATAGAGCGGGCAGGCGATGAGGTGCTGTGGCTTCTGCTCTCCAGTGGAGCTGACCCTAGTTTGGAGGACCACACTGGTTCCTCCGCTCTGGTCTATGCAGTTAATGCTGGAGACAAGAATGCACTGAGAGTACTACTGGACGCCTGCAAGGCCAAGGGCAAAGAAGTTATCATCATTACAACAGACAAACTACCATCCGGAAGACAAATGACCAAGCAGTATCTGAACGTACCACCTCCTCCAAATCTTGAGGACCGGTTGCACTGTGCCCCTGCGTCATGTATGTGCCCGTCTGAAATTAAACTCTGTACCCCTCTTATCTCACCACCCTCCAATAACCAATCAGAGACCCTGGGATCCACACCAACACTGTCCACATCCAAGCCAGGATCACCGACTCAAGATTCAAGCCCTCTGCAAGCAGCTAGTGTGGCGAAGCTGTTGCATCTACAGAGGCTTCACTCTGAGCCCTGGCTGAAGATCCCTCCATCTCTGCTCCTGCAGCAAAGTAAGTCCTCATCCTTGACTGAGGAGCTTCTAGATATCACTCCCGAAGAGGAGCTCTCTTTTGGGTACAATGGTTGCAGACCTCCACTGAGAGCGACAGTAGCTCGGCACCAAAGCATCGACATCAAGGACTCTACTGGTCTGCTTAGAGCCTTTGAGACAACATCTGATGCTGAAAGAGAACTAACAAAAGAACAGAAATGGCTCAGTAGAAAAATGTCTTATGATGGTGAATTGCTACCACACTCTTCCTCACATCAGAACCTCAAACAGGCATCCATCTCAGATGCTGCCCCTGTGGACCGGAACCCAGACTGTCTTCCCAACCTGGCCGTTTCAAGCCTACGCAACGTGTTTCGCCGGCGTAACATTGGAATGGAACACTACAGTTCTGACTCTCAGTTGCCTCAATTTGGGAGCCAACCCTCTGAGGACCTCGGGAAGACTGGAGGGGGAGGAACCGGGGGGACGGAGAAACGCAAGCTTGTTACCAGCCGCTCCTCCACTCTCTCTGGATCCAGAGAGTCTCTGGAGAGTCTCGTTCAGAGGAGGAGCCCAGCCATGCTGGAGCGGAGGGGATCCGGAGCCCTGCTCCTAGATCATATCTCGCAGACCCGGCCTGGTTATCTGCCACCTCTCAATCCGCATGCACCCATTCCAGATATTAAAGTCAATACCAATGTTGGCCTGAACAGTGGAAGCAAGCCTG